The following coding sequences lie in one Capsicum annuum cultivar UCD-10X-F1 chromosome 5, UCD10Xv1.1, whole genome shotgun sequence genomic window:
- the LOC107871252 gene encoding methionine--tRNA ligase, cytoplasmic, producing MGDNCKSTLKVPIAGKRNILITSALPYVNNVPHLGNIIGCVLSADVFARYCRIRGYNAIYMCGTDEYGTATETKALEENCTPKQICDKYHAIHKDVYKWFDISFDEFGRTSTPQQTEVCQAIFKKLWDNNWLSENTMQQLYCDTCKKFLADRLVEGNCPTPGCNYDSARGDQCEKCGKLLNPTELLEPRCKVCRNTPCIRDTDHLFLELPLLKDKLEAYINEMSVSGGWSQNAIYTTHAWLREGLKSRCITRDLKWGVPVPHEKYKDKVFYVWFDAPIGYVSITSCYTTEWEKWWKNPDNVELYQFMGKDNVPFHTVIFPSTLLGTGERWTLMKTISVTEYLNYEAGKFSKSKGIGVFGNDVKDTNIPVEVWRYYLLTNRPEVSDTLFTWADLQAKLNSELLSNLGNFINRVLSFIAKDQASGYGSIIPDAEGAESHSLTKALGERVGSCVQQYIEAMEKVKLKQGLKVAMSISSEGNGYLQESQFWKLYKEDRPSCSIVMRTACGLVYLLACLLEPFMPSFSREVLKQLNLPPEMLSLSDEGGDIENSKRPWNILPAGHRIGTPAPLFKELKDEEVEFYRAKFAGSQADRADRALKAETEAKNVAEKLNKVKISDGNKKKERATKSSETKSKAPPSVEAEISISRLDIRVGLITKAQKHPDADSLYVEEIDVGESQPRTVVSGLVKYIPLEEMQNRKVCVLCNLKPASMRGIKSQAMVLAASNSDHTKVELVEPPKDAVVGERVTFPGFDGKPDDILNPKKKVWETVQVDLHTNKELVACYKDVPLTTSVGTCKVASISEGSIR from the exons ATGGGGGATAATTGTAAATCTACTCTAAAAGTACCAATTGCAGGAAAAAGAAACATCCTAATTACCAGTGCTTTGCCTTATGTCAATAACGTCCCTCACCTTGGCAACATTATTGGAT GTGTGTTGAGTGCGGATGTGTTTGCAAGGTATTGTAGGATTAGAGGGTACAATGCAATATACATGTGTGGTACAGATGAGTATGGGACGGCAACTGAGACTAAAGCCTTGGAGGAAAATTGTACTCCAAAGCAAATTTGTGACAA ATATCATGCAATTCATAAAGACGTTTATAAATGGTTTGATATAAGCTTTGATGAATTTGGACGCACATCAACACCTCAACAGACAGAAGTTTGTCAAGCAATTTTCAAGAAGCTCTGGGACAATAATTGGCTTTCTGAGAATACAATGCAGCAG CTTTATTGCGACACCTGCAAAAAGTTCTTAGCGGATAGACTTGTAGAGGGTAACTGTCCAACGCCAGGTTGCAACTATGATTCTGCACGAGGAGATCAATGTGAGAAGTGTGGGAAATTATTAAATCCCACAGAACTACTAGAGCCAAGATGCAAG GTTTGTCGCAACACCCCTTGTATCCGAGATACAGATCATTTGTTTCTTGAGCTCCCTTTGCTGAAGGATAAGTTAGAAGCATATATCAACGAAATGTCAGTGTCTGGGGGATGGAGTCAGAATGCTATCTATACAACACATGCGTGGCTTAGAGAAGGACTTAAATCAAGGTGTATAACTAGAGATTTGAAGTGGGGGGTTCCAGTACCACATGAAAAATACAAGGATAAG GTTTTCTATGTATGGTTTGATGCTCCTATTGGATATGTATCAATCACCTCATGCTACACAACTGAGTGGGAGAAGTGGTGGAAGAATCCAGATAATGTGGAGCTGTATCAGTTTATGGGAAAGGACAATGTGCCTTTTCACACT GTAATATTCCCATCTACGCTTCTTGGAACTGGTGAAAGATGGACGCTTATGAAAACTATCAGCGTAACAGAATACTTGAACTATGAAGCAG GCAAATTCTCAAAGAGCAAAGGTATAGGAGTTTTCGGTAATGATGTAAAAGATACAAATATTCCTGTTGAAGTATGGAGATATTACTTGCTGACAAACAGGCCAGAG GTCTCAGACACTTTATTTACATGGGCAGACCTACAAGCAAAGTTAAACAGTGAGTTGCTAAGCAACTTAGGCAATTTTATCAATAGAGTCCTGAGCTTCATAGCAAAAGATCAAG CCTCAGGTTATGGTTCGATTATTCCCGACGCTGAAGGAGCAGAATCACATTCCTTGACAAAGGCATTGGGTGAAAGAGTTGGAAGTTGTGTACAACAATATatagaagctatggagaag GTTAAATTAAAACAAGGTTTGAAGGTTGCTATGTCCATTTCTAGTGAAGGAAACGGTTATCTGCAG GAGAGCCAATTTTGGAAGCTTTACAAGGAAGACAGGCCTTCCTGTTCGATAGTGATGAGAACTGCTTGTGGTCTAGTATATCTTTTGGCATGTCTTTTAGAGCCTTTTATGCCATCTTTTTCACGTGAG GTGCTTAAGCAGCTCAACTTGCCTCCTGAAATGCTTTCACTGTCTGATGAAGGAGGTGACATTGAAAATAGCAAAAGACCATGGAATATTCTACCTGCAGGTCACAGAATTGGAACACCAGCACCATTGTTCAAGGAGCTG AAAGATGAAGAAGTTGAGTTCTACAGAGCGAAGTTTGCAGGAAGTCAGGCAGATAGGGCAGATAGAGCTCTTAAGGCAGAAACTGAGGCCAAAAATGTGgctgaaaaattgaataaagtaaaaatatcAG ATggtaataaaaagaaagaacgtGCAACAAAATCTTCTGAAACCAAATCCAAGGCCCCACCCTCTGTTGAAGCGGAAATTTCCATTAGTAGACTCGACATTCGTGTTGGCCTCATAACAAAAGCGCAGAAACATCCTGACGCTGATTCACTGTACGTAGAAGAGATTGATGTTGGTGAATCTCAGCCCAGAACTGTTGTTAGCGGGCTTGTAAAATATATTCCACTCGAGGAGATGCAG AATCGCAAGGTCTGTGTTCTATGCAACCTAAAACCTGCTAGCATGAGGGGGATAAAGTCCCAGGCAATGGTTCTTGCCGCTTCTAATAGTGATCACACCAAG GTTGAACTGGTTGAGCCACCAAAAGATGCCGTGGTTGGGGAACGAGTTACGTTCCCCGGGTTCGATGGCAAGCCTGATGATATCTTGAACCCTAAGAAGAAAGTTTGGGAGACTGTTCAGGTTGATTTGCATACCAACAAGGAGTTGGTTGCCTGCTACAAAGATGTGCCATTAACCACATCAGTTGGTACGTGCAAGGTTGCGTCTATTTCCGAAGGATCGATAAGGTAG
- the LOC107871253 gene encoding cellulose synthase-like protein D1 isoform X1: MATSSNPRKTDSNRPPQAVKFSRRTSSGRVVSLSRDDDLDVPGDSQNDFINYTVMMPPTPDNQPGVVDTSGDKPDGPGPYGTSRFRTESQRRMGGRGGEDNAGGGFGGDSRGGSGSGLDRRMSVLKSNNNKSMLLRSQTQDFDHNRWLFETKGKYGIGNAYWQQDDSYDHDTGMSMSDFMDKPWKPLTRKGKVPPEIISPYRLLIVVRLVGLVCFLTWRVMNPNVDAMWLWGISIVCELWFAFSWLLDILPKFNPINRSADLVTLKEKFESPSPSNPHGRSDLPGVDVFISTADPDKEPPLVTANTILSILSVEYPVEKVSVYISDDGGAIFSFEAMAEAVIFAQVWVPFCRKHNIEPRNPDSYFNQKTDPTKNKKRPDFVKDRRWIKREYDEFKVRINGLPEVIRKRCEMHNAREERKERALAKEKNGGELPADFKYQKATWMADGTHWPGTWFDPIADHKRGDHAGILQIMSKVPENDPVMGGPNEKKLDFTGIDIRLPLFAYVSREKRAGYDHNKKAGAMNALVRASAVLSNGPFILNLDCDHYVYNSMAIREGMCYMMDRGGDRVCYLQFPQRFEGIDPSDRYANHNTVFFDGNMRALDGIQGPVYVGTGCMFRRYALYGFHPPRANEYTGFLGQNKKQAKNIGMPSDLDDDSQPLTGHPDLNLPKQFGNSTMFVESIAVAEFQGRPLADHITVKNGRPPGALLIPRPPLDAPTVAEAIAVISCWFEDKTEWGERIGWIYGSVTEDVVTGYRMHNRGWRSIYCITKRDAFRGTAPINLTDRLHQVLRWATGSVEIFYSRNNPILASTRLKFLQRIAYFNVGVYPFTSIFLVIYCFIPALCLFTGQFIVQSLNVYFLSYLLMITVTLVLISLLEVKWSGIALEELWRNEQFWLIGGTSAHFAAVIQGLLKVVAGIEIQFTLTSKSAGDDEDDIYADLHVVKWTSLFILPLTILVVNIMALVIGISRQVYSVLPQWNRLIGGAFFSFWVLSHLYPFVKGLMGRKGRVTTIIYIWTGLISITVSLLWVTLVNTEGEQFRI, from the exons ATGGCAACTTCTTCAAATCCAAGAAAAACGGATTCGAACCGTCCACCTCAGGCGGTGAAATTCTCACGACGCACGTCCAGTGGACGTGTTGTGAGCTTATCCCGGGACGATGATTTGGATGTCCCGGGTGATAGCCAAAATGATTTCATTAACTATACGGTTATGATGCCACCGACCCCTGATAATCAACCAGGGGTCGTTGACACTAGTGGTGACAAGCCAGATGGTCCTGGACCATATGGCACATCGAGATTCAGGACAGAGTCCCAGAGGCGAATGGGTGGTCGTGGAGGTGAAGATAATGCtggtggtggttttggtggtgATTCAAGAGGGGGAAGTGGCTCGGGTTTGGATCGTAGGATGTCTGTATTGAAATCGAACAATAATAAATCAATGTTGCTAAGGAGCCAAACTCAAGATTTCGATCATAATCGTTGGCTTTTCGAGACTAAAGGTAAATATGGTATTGGAAATGCATATTGGCAACAAGATGATTCATATGATCATGATACTGGAATGAGTATGTCTGATTTTATGGACAAACCATGGAAACCACTTACAAGAAAAGGCAAAGTCCCTCCTGAGATCATTAGCCCCTACAG ATTGCTTATTGTTGTCCGGTTAGTGGGATTAGTTTGCTTCTTGACATGGCGTGTCATGAACCCGAATGTAGATGCAATGTGGTTATGGGGGATATCGATAGTATGTGAATTATGGTTTGCATTTTCGTGGCTTCTTGATATCCTTCCAAAATTCAACCCCATAAACAGATCTGCTGATTTAGTTACACTTAAAGAAAAATTCGAAAGTCCATCTCCTTCTAATCCTCATGGTAGATCTGATCTACCAGGAGTTGATGTGTTCATTTCGACAGCTGATCCTGATAAGGAGCCTCCTCTCGTTACTGCTAATACTATACTTTCGATTCTTTCTGTTGAGTATCCTGTTGAGAAAGTGTCTGTTTACATTTCTGATGATGGTGGTGCTATCTTTAGCTTCGAAGCCATGGCTGAGGCTGTGATCTTTGCTCAG GTTTGGGTGCCATTTTGTCGAAAACATAACATTGAGCCAAGAAATCCAGATAGTTACTTCAATCAGAAGACAGATCCAACGAAAAACAAGAAGCGTCCTGATTTTGTGAAGGATCGGCGTTGGATCAAGAGGGAGTATGATGAATTCAAGGTGAGGATCAATGGTCTACCAGAAGTCATACGCAAAAGATGCGAGATGCATAACGcaagagaagaaagaaaggaaaGGGCACTTGCAAAGGAGAAAAATGGAGGAGAACTTCCTGCAGATTTCAAGTATCAAAAAGCAACTTGGATGGCTGATGGTACACATTGGCCTGGCACATGGTTTGATCCTATTGCTGATCATAAAAGAGGAGACCATGCTGGGATTTTGCAA ATAATGAGCAAGGTACCGGAAAATGATCCAGTAATGGGAGGTCCCAATGAAAAGAAATTAGACTTCACCGGTATTGATATCCGACTTCCACTGTTTGCATATGTCTCTCGTGAGAAGCGGGCAGGTTATGATCATAACAAGAAGGCAGGAGCTATGAATGCATTGGTGAGAGCTTCTGCTGTTCTTTCAAATGGACCGTTCATACTCAACTTGGATTGTGACCATTATGTCTACAACTCCATGGCCATTCGAGAGGGTATGTGTTACATGATGGACCGTGGTGGTGATCGCGTCTGCTACCTACAATTCCCTCAAAGATTTGAAGGAATTGATCCATCTGATAGATATGCTAATCATAACACCGTGTTTTTTGATG GAAATATGAGAGCTTTGGATGGTATACAAGGTCCGGTATACGTCGGGACTGGATGTATGTTCAGGCGCTATGCACTCTACGGTTTCCACCCACCACGAGCTAATGAGTACACCGGTTTCCTTGGACAAAACAAGAAACAAGCTAAGAATATTGGGATGCCATCGGACCTTGACGACGATTCACAACCTTTAACTGGACATCCTGACTTGAACTTGCCAAAGCAATTTGGAAATTCTACAATGTTTGTTGAGTCAATAGCAGTGGCTGAGTTTCAAGGCCGGCCTTTAGCCGATCACATCACAGTTAAAAACGGCAGGCCACCTGGTGCCTTGCTCATTCCGCGTCCTCCTCTAGATGCACCAACTGTAGCTGAGGCCATTGCAGTCATCTCTTGCTG GTTTGAGGACAAAACAGAATGGGGAGAAAGAATAGGATGGATTTATGGATCAGTGACAGAAGATGTGGTGACAGGATACAGAATGCACAATCGTGGATGGCGATCCATCTACTGCATTACAAAACGAGATGCCTTCCGTGGGACAGCACCTATCAACCTGACTGATCGTTTGCACCAGGTACTCCGTTGGGCAACTGGTTCAGTCGAGATCTTCTACTCTCGTAACAATCCCATCCTTGCCAGCACACGTCTCAAGTTCTTGCAACGCATTGCCTACTTCAACGTTGGTGTCTACCCTTTCACCTCAATTTTCCTTGTTATCTACTGTTTCATCCCAGCTCTGTGTCTCTTCACAGGACAATTCATTGTACAAAGCCTAAACGTCTACTTCCTTTCGTACCTCTTGATGATCACGGTCACTCTTGTCCTCATTTCACTCCTTGAAGTCAAATGGTCTGGTATAGCCCTTGAGGAACTATGGCGTAACGAGCAGTTTTGGCTCATCGGTGGCACGAGTGCACACTTTGCTGCTGTAATTCAAGGACTTTTGAAAGTTGTAGCTGGTATTGAGATACAATTCACATTGACATCAAAGTCTGCTGGTGATGATGAAGATGACATATATGCTGATCTACATGTTGTCAAATGGACAAGTCTTTTCATACTACCATTGACAATTCTTGTTGTGAACATAATGGCACTTGTCATTGGCATTTCAAGGCAAGTATACAGTGTGCTACCACAATGGAACAGGCTAATTGGTGGTGCATTCTTTAGCTTTTGGGTGTTATCACATTTATATCCATTTGTTAAAGGATTGATGGGAAGAAAAGGAAGAGTAacaacaattatatacatatggACCGGCCTTATTTCTATTACTGTTTCTTTGCTTTGGGTAACTTTGGTAAATACAGAAGGTGAACAATTTAGGATCTAA
- the LOC107871253 gene encoding cellulose synthase-like protein D1 isoform X2 codes for MATSSNPRKTDSNRPPQAVKFSRRTSSGRVVSLSRDDDLDVPGDSQNDFINYTVMMPPTPDNQPGVVDTSGDKPDGPGPYGTSRFRTESQRRMGGRGGEDNAGGGFGGDSRGGSGSGLDRRMSVLKSNNNKSMLLRSQTQDFDHNRWLFETKGKYGIGNAYWQQDDSYDHDTGMSMSDFMDKPWKPLTRKGKVPPEIISPYRLLIVVRLVGLVCFLTWRVMNPNVDAMWLWGISIVCELWFAFSWLLDILPKFNPINRSADLVTLKEKFESPSPSNPHGRSDLPGVDVFISTADPDKEPPLVTANTILSILSVEYPVEKVSVYISDDGGAIFSFEAMAEAVIFAQVWVPFCRKHNIEPRNPDSYFNQKTDPTKNKKRPDFVKDRRWIKREYDEFKVRINGLPEVIRKRCEMHNAREERKERALAKEKNGGELPADFKYQKATWMADGTHWPGTWFDPIADHKRGDHAGILQIMSKVPENDPVMGGPNEKKLDFTGIDIRLPLFAYVSREKRAGYDHNKKAGAMNALVRASAVLSNGPFILNLDCDHYVYNSMAIREGMCYMMDRGGDRVCYLQFPQRFEGIDPSDRYANHNTVFFDGNMRALDGIQGPVYVGTGCMFRRYALYGFHPPRANEYTGFLGQNKKQAKNIGMPSDLDDDSQPLTGHPDLNLPKQFGNSTMFVESIAVAEFQGRPLADHITVKNGRPPGALLIPRPPLDAPTVAEAIAVISCWFEDKTEWGERIGWIYGSVTEDVVTGYRMHNRGWRSIYCITKRDAFRGTAPINLTDRLHQVLRWATGSVEIFYSRNNPILASTRLKFLQRIAYFNDNSLYKA; via the exons ATGGCAACTTCTTCAAATCCAAGAAAAACGGATTCGAACCGTCCACCTCAGGCGGTGAAATTCTCACGACGCACGTCCAGTGGACGTGTTGTGAGCTTATCCCGGGACGATGATTTGGATGTCCCGGGTGATAGCCAAAATGATTTCATTAACTATACGGTTATGATGCCACCGACCCCTGATAATCAACCAGGGGTCGTTGACACTAGTGGTGACAAGCCAGATGGTCCTGGACCATATGGCACATCGAGATTCAGGACAGAGTCCCAGAGGCGAATGGGTGGTCGTGGAGGTGAAGATAATGCtggtggtggttttggtggtgATTCAAGAGGGGGAAGTGGCTCGGGTTTGGATCGTAGGATGTCTGTATTGAAATCGAACAATAATAAATCAATGTTGCTAAGGAGCCAAACTCAAGATTTCGATCATAATCGTTGGCTTTTCGAGACTAAAGGTAAATATGGTATTGGAAATGCATATTGGCAACAAGATGATTCATATGATCATGATACTGGAATGAGTATGTCTGATTTTATGGACAAACCATGGAAACCACTTACAAGAAAAGGCAAAGTCCCTCCTGAGATCATTAGCCCCTACAG ATTGCTTATTGTTGTCCGGTTAGTGGGATTAGTTTGCTTCTTGACATGGCGTGTCATGAACCCGAATGTAGATGCAATGTGGTTATGGGGGATATCGATAGTATGTGAATTATGGTTTGCATTTTCGTGGCTTCTTGATATCCTTCCAAAATTCAACCCCATAAACAGATCTGCTGATTTAGTTACACTTAAAGAAAAATTCGAAAGTCCATCTCCTTCTAATCCTCATGGTAGATCTGATCTACCAGGAGTTGATGTGTTCATTTCGACAGCTGATCCTGATAAGGAGCCTCCTCTCGTTACTGCTAATACTATACTTTCGATTCTTTCTGTTGAGTATCCTGTTGAGAAAGTGTCTGTTTACATTTCTGATGATGGTGGTGCTATCTTTAGCTTCGAAGCCATGGCTGAGGCTGTGATCTTTGCTCAG GTTTGGGTGCCATTTTGTCGAAAACATAACATTGAGCCAAGAAATCCAGATAGTTACTTCAATCAGAAGACAGATCCAACGAAAAACAAGAAGCGTCCTGATTTTGTGAAGGATCGGCGTTGGATCAAGAGGGAGTATGATGAATTCAAGGTGAGGATCAATGGTCTACCAGAAGTCATACGCAAAAGATGCGAGATGCATAACGcaagagaagaaagaaaggaaaGGGCACTTGCAAAGGAGAAAAATGGAGGAGAACTTCCTGCAGATTTCAAGTATCAAAAAGCAACTTGGATGGCTGATGGTACACATTGGCCTGGCACATGGTTTGATCCTATTGCTGATCATAAAAGAGGAGACCATGCTGGGATTTTGCAA ATAATGAGCAAGGTACCGGAAAATGATCCAGTAATGGGAGGTCCCAATGAAAAGAAATTAGACTTCACCGGTATTGATATCCGACTTCCACTGTTTGCATATGTCTCTCGTGAGAAGCGGGCAGGTTATGATCATAACAAGAAGGCAGGAGCTATGAATGCATTGGTGAGAGCTTCTGCTGTTCTTTCAAATGGACCGTTCATACTCAACTTGGATTGTGACCATTATGTCTACAACTCCATGGCCATTCGAGAGGGTATGTGTTACATGATGGACCGTGGTGGTGATCGCGTCTGCTACCTACAATTCCCTCAAAGATTTGAAGGAATTGATCCATCTGATAGATATGCTAATCATAACACCGTGTTTTTTGATG GAAATATGAGAGCTTTGGATGGTATACAAGGTCCGGTATACGTCGGGACTGGATGTATGTTCAGGCGCTATGCACTCTACGGTTTCCACCCACCACGAGCTAATGAGTACACCGGTTTCCTTGGACAAAACAAGAAACAAGCTAAGAATATTGGGATGCCATCGGACCTTGACGACGATTCACAACCTTTAACTGGACATCCTGACTTGAACTTGCCAAAGCAATTTGGAAATTCTACAATGTTTGTTGAGTCAATAGCAGTGGCTGAGTTTCAAGGCCGGCCTTTAGCCGATCACATCACAGTTAAAAACGGCAGGCCACCTGGTGCCTTGCTCATTCCGCGTCCTCCTCTAGATGCACCAACTGTAGCTGAGGCCATTGCAGTCATCTCTTGCTG GTTTGAGGACAAAACAGAATGGGGAGAAAGAATAGGATGGATTTATGGATCAGTGACAGAAGATGTGGTGACAGGATACAGAATGCACAATCGTGGATGGCGATCCATCTACTGCATTACAAAACGAGATGCCTTCCGTGGGACAGCACCTATCAACCTGACTGATCGTTTGCACCAGGTACTCCGTTGGGCAACTGGTTCAGTCGAGATCTTCTACTCTCGTAACAATCCCATCCTTGCCAGCACACGTCTCAAGTTCTTGCAACGCATTGCCTACTTCAAC GACAATTCATTGTACAAAGCCTAA